A stretch of Paenibacillus mucilaginosus 3016 DNA encodes these proteins:
- a CDS encoding sugar phosphate isomerase/epimerase family protein: protein MIKGLTRAGLGQTPPLPEFVSLASRYGFGAVDAGGSELEAWIDAAGTEGVRQVLKEQDVIIGSIGLSPEWRQSEEVFRAGLPRLVKDAEAAAKLGVTRCCTYVLPSTDYPSAHFMAVATRRMRTCAEMLGAYGIRLGLEFVGPHHLRTRWKHPFIWTPEETLDWIDAIGCSNVGLLYDAYHWYTTGGTIDDIRKLRADQIVHVHINDAKDVPVSEVLDNDRVYPGEGVIDLAAFLQGLQEIGYRGVVAQEILTPQPPAEPAEELLARSREGFVKVWRCS, encoded by the coding sequence ATGATCAAAGGACTTACACGGGCGGGACTCGGCCAGACCCCTCCCCTGCCGGAATTCGTCTCGCTTGCTTCCCGCTACGGGTTCGGTGCCGTCGATGCCGGCGGCTCGGAGCTCGAAGCGTGGATCGATGCCGCCGGAACCGAAGGGGTTCGGCAGGTGCTGAAGGAGCAGGACGTGATCATCGGCTCCATCGGCCTGTCTCCGGAATGGCGGCAGTCGGAGGAGGTGTTCCGCGCCGGTCTCCCCCGTCTCGTGAAGGACGCGGAAGCGGCCGCCAAGCTCGGAGTGACGCGCTGCTGCACCTATGTGCTGCCATCGACCGACTACCCGTCGGCACACTTCATGGCGGTGGCCACCCGCCGGATGCGGACCTGCGCCGAGATGCTGGGCGCTTACGGCATCCGCCTCGGCCTCGAGTTCGTCGGCCCGCATCATCTGCGTACCCGCTGGAAGCACCCTTTCATCTGGACGCCAGAGGAGACGCTCGACTGGATCGATGCCATCGGCTGCAGCAACGTCGGCCTGCTGTACGACGCCTATCATTGGTACACGACCGGCGGCACCATCGACGATATCCGGAAGCTGCGGGCGGACCAGATTGTGCACGTGCATATTAACGATGCCAAGGATGTGCCGGTCTCCGAAGTGCTCGATAATGACCGCGTGTACCCCGGCGAGGGCGTGATCGATCTGGCGGCCTTCCTGCAGGGACTGCAGGAGATTGGGTACCGGGGCGTTGTGGCGCAGGAGATCCTGACGCCGCAGCCGCCGGCCGAGCCGGCGGAGGAGCTGCTCGCGCGGTCGCGGGAAGGATTCGTGAAGGTTTGGAGATGCTCGTAG
- the asnB gene encoding asparagine synthase (glutamine-hydrolyzing), giving the protein MCGITGVMYFEDRVPSPSLLKSMTDCIEHRGPDDIGFWSESRIGLGFRRLSIIDLKEGHQPLANEDDTVWIAFNGEIYNYKYLRDTLQAKGHQFKTHSDTEVIVHMYEEYGEDCVKQLRGMFGFVIWDKRKQRLFGARDHFGIKPFYYRKDGSRFLFGSEIKSILAAGVERTIHTESLLNYLTFQYVPEPTTMFEGIFKLPPGHSITVTADGQMNIRQYWDSMLEPQEQSLESCIEQIREKLQDSVVHHMQSDVERGCFLSSGIDSTAIAAHMRRIEPIRTFSVGFEGANNETIIARQTAQALGTEHYEKVITQEDYFATLPKAVWHQDEPVADPSAIALYHVAQLARQHVTVVLSGEGADELFGGYRIYNEPNALAPIERMPYPVKRMLNALARLLPEGVKGRNYLLRGTTPLEQRFLGNAKIFSEDMKAELVRVDREMLRSYKNPVEIAKKFYDKSAHLDPVSRMQYIDMNLWMPGDILMKADKMTMAHSIELRVPFLDVELYEVSRRIPAKHRIAGGTTKYVFRKAMEGIIPDNILNRPKLGFPVPMRDWMKGPQGNVIMEQIAGSGIEDYIRMDTVRNMLSAHRSGQGDYARRIWTVYMFALWHSTYMEELPSPSLAHAQ; this is encoded by the coding sequence ATGTGCGGGATCACCGGCGTGATGTATTTTGAGGACCGCGTACCGTCCCCGTCCCTGCTGAAGAGCATGACCGATTGTATTGAGCACCGGGGACCGGACGATATCGGATTTTGGAGCGAGAGCCGCATCGGGCTGGGATTTCGCCGCCTGTCCATCATCGACCTGAAAGAAGGCCACCAGCCGCTGGCCAATGAAGACGACACGGTATGGATCGCGTTCAACGGCGAGATCTATAACTATAAATACCTGCGCGACACGCTGCAGGCCAAAGGGCATCAGTTCAAGACGCACAGCGACACCGAGGTTATTGTACATATGTACGAAGAATACGGCGAGGACTGCGTGAAGCAGCTCCGCGGGATGTTCGGCTTCGTGATCTGGGACAAGCGCAAGCAGCGTCTGTTCGGTGCACGGGACCACTTCGGCATCAAGCCGTTCTATTACCGCAAGGACGGCAGCCGGTTCCTGTTCGGCTCGGAGATCAAGAGCATCCTGGCCGCCGGCGTGGAGCGCACGATTCACACGGAGAGCCTCCTCAACTATCTGACGTTCCAGTATGTGCCGGAGCCGACGACGATGTTCGAGGGCATCTTTAAGCTGCCGCCGGGACACAGCATCACGGTGACGGCAGACGGCCAAATGAATATCCGCCAGTATTGGGACTCCATGCTGGAGCCGCAGGAGCAGTCCCTGGAATCCTGCATCGAGCAGATCCGGGAGAAGCTGCAGGACTCCGTCGTCCACCACATGCAGAGTGACGTGGAGCGCGGCTGCTTCCTCTCCAGCGGGATCGACTCCACCGCGATTGCCGCCCACATGCGGCGCATCGAACCGATCCGCACCTTCTCGGTCGGCTTCGAAGGGGCGAACAACGAGACGATCATCGCCCGGCAGACGGCCCAGGCCCTCGGGACCGAGCACTACGAGAAGGTCATCACGCAGGAGGACTACTTTGCGACGCTGCCGAAGGCGGTATGGCATCAGGACGAGCCGGTAGCCGACCCGTCGGCGATTGCGCTCTACCACGTCGCACAGCTGGCACGCCAGCATGTGACGGTCGTCCTCTCCGGCGAGGGGGCGGACGAGCTGTTCGGCGGCTACCGCATCTACAACGAGCCGAACGCGCTGGCTCCGATTGAGCGGATGCCCTATCCGGTGAAGCGGATGCTGAACGCGCTGGCCCGTCTGCTGCCGGAAGGCGTCAAGGGACGCAACTACCTGCTGAGGGGGACGACACCGCTCGAGCAGCGATTCCTCGGCAACGCGAAGATTTTCAGCGAGGACATGAAGGCCGAGCTCGTGCGCGTCGACCGAGAGATGCTGCGCAGCTACAAGAATCCGGTGGAGATCGCCAAGAAGTTCTATGACAAGAGCGCTCACCTCGATCCGGTCTCCCGGATGCAGTACATCGATATGAACCTGTGGATGCCGGGAGACATTCTGATGAAGGCGGACAAAATGACGATGGCGCACTCGATCGAGCTCCGGGTGCCGTTCCTCGACGTGGAGCTGTACGAAGTGTCCCGCCGCATCCCGGCGAAGCACCGGATTGCCGGCGGCACCACGAAGTATGTGTTCCGCAAGGCGATGGAGGGCATCATTCCGGACAATATCCTGAACCGGCCGAAGCTCGGGTTCCCCGTACCGATGCGCGATTGGATGAAGGGCCCGCAGGGGAATGTCATCATGGAGCAGATCGCAGGCAGCGGCATTGAGGATTACATCCGCATGGACACCGTACGGAACATGCTGTCCGCGCACCGCAGCGGCCAGGGCGATTACGCCCGCCGCATCTGGACCGTCTATATGTTCGCGCTCTGGCACAGCACCTACATGGAGGAGCTGCCGAGCCCTTCGCTCGCGCACGCCCAGTAG